The following nucleotide sequence is from Gemmatimonadaceae bacterium.
GCCGGCCTTCAGGGCGGCCTGTTCGGCGTCCACCAGCTTGCGCAGCGTGGCGGCGAGATCCTTCTGCACGAAGATCTCGCCCGCCTCCGGCGCTTCGCGCTTCTGGCCAAGGTGCGGGAGATAGACGGCCGGCGAATACTTCCACTGCTTGATGCGCGCCTTGTTGTTCTCGATGAGATTCGCCGTCTGCGCCTCGATGGCGTAGCCGTCGGCCATCTCGATGGCGGGCGCCAGCACTTCCTTGAGCGACAGCGTGCCGTACTCGGCGAGCATCGTCAGCAGACCGCCCGGCGTTCCCGGAGTCACGGCCGCCAGCGGGCCGAACTCGGGGGGATACCGGTAACCTTTGTTGCGGTAGAACTCGGCCGTCGCGCCCGTGGGCGCCACGCCCAGCGCGTTGATGCCGATGACCTTCTTGAGCCCCGGGTGGTAGATGAGCGCCTGTGTCTCACCGCCCCAGCTCAGCACGTCCCACATCGTGGTGACCGCGCCGAGCATTGCACACGCGGCGTCGATGGCGTTGCCCCCCTTCGCGAACATCATCGCGCCCGCCGTCGCGGCGAGGGGCTTGCCGGTCACGGCCATCCAGTGACGGCCATGCAGGGGTGGCTTGGCGGTGCGCTGGGCTTCGACCGGCGTGGCAAAGGCGGTCAAGGCAAGCGCGGCACAGGCGGTGGTCAGCGAACGAAGGCGCATCCGGAGATACCTCAGGGTGGGGCGCGTATGCGTGCGTCGGGCAGAGGCACTGGGCAACACCCCAAAATACTCTACGGAAGGCTCCGACGTTGACTCGTGAAGCGTGCTCGCGGGGGTCCGCGGGCGACGGTACTTTCGTGTGCATGACACGGCTCTCGTTCGTCCCCGTCGTCCCCCTATTGCTCGCGCTTAAGCCACTGACCGGCGCCGCCCAGGGCGGCGGCACGCCCGACGATGCCATCCGCGTGAATCAGGTGGGCTATCTCCCCGACGCCCCCAAGGTGGCAGTCGTCTGCGCGCTCGCGCCACGCGCGCTCGATGCCTTCGAAGTGCGCAACGCGGCGGGCAAGCGGGTCTTCGGTCCGAAGCCCGCCAGGGCGACCGGGAAATTTGGTCCGTGCGCGGAGACGTACCAGCTCGACTTCACGGCGCTGCGCGACGGCGGCACCTATCGCATCCACGCCGGAGACCTCGTCTCGCCCGCCGTCCGCATCGGCGCTGGGGTGTGGAACGGCCTCGCCGACATGCCACTGCGCTACATGCGGCAGCAGCGCAAGGGATACAACCCCGTCTTCAACACGATGATTCACACGAAGGACGGCATCATCGTGGATCATCCCACGCGCGCCGGCGAATACCTGCCGGCCACCGGCGGATGGGCCGACGCCTCGGACTACCTGCAGTACGTCACGACGTCGGCCACCGCCGCGTACCAGCTGATGCAGGCGTGGCGCGACAATCCCAGGGCGTTCGGCGACGAGTACCTCGCCGACGGCCGGCCGGGAACGAACGGCATTCCGGACGTCCTCGACGAGGCACGCCACGGACTGGCCTGGCTGCTGCGGATGTTCCCCGACGACTCGCTGATGCTCAACCAGCTCGGCGATGATCGCGACCACATGTTCTTCGACCTGATGCCCTACGACTCCGCCGACTACGGGTGGGGCAAGGGCGGCGCCCGGCCACTCTATCCGTGCACCGGCATTCCGCAGGGATTGCTGCGCTATCAGAACCGCGCCACCGGCTACGCCTCGACGGCGGGGAAGTTCGCGGCCGCGTTCGCGTTGGGAGCGCAACTGTATCGCGATCGCGAACCCGCTCTCGCCGACACGCTCCGGCGGAAAGCCGTGGCCGCGTTTGCCCTCGGCGAGAAGTACCCCGGCGCGTGCCAGACCGCGCCGGGACGCGGCGCGTACTTCTACGAAGAGGATGACTGGGAAGACGACATGGAGCTGGGCGCCGCCGCGCTCTATGCCCTGACATCAGATGCGCGCTATCAGGGAAAGGCGCTGTCGTACGCCGCGAAGGCCAAGGTCAAGCCGTGGATGGGCGCCGACACCGCGAATCACTACCAGTGGTATCCGTGGCACAACCTCGGACATTACGAGGCCGCGCGGCGCGGCACGCTGAATGAACGATTGAAACTCGCCGGCTACTACCGCGACGGACTGAAGGCGGTGGCGGGAAAAGCCGACAACGGCTTCCGCGTTGGCATCCCCTTCATCTGGTGCTCCAACGACCTGATGACCTCGCTGGCCGTCACTGCCCTCTGGTATCGCCGCATCACCGGCGACGAGGAGTATCGCGCACTCGAACAGGCCGCGATCGACTGGCTCTTTGGCACGAACCCGTGGGGCGTGTCGATGGTCATTGGCGTGCCCGCCGATGGCAACTTCGCGCGCGACCCGCATGCGGTCATCTCGGTGAAGCTCAAGTACCAGCTCGACGGTGGCCTGCTCGACGGCCCGGTTTATGCATCAATCTTCAGGAATCTTTCGGGCATCTCGCTCACCAAGCCGGACCAGTACGCGAAGTGGAATACCGGGCACATCGTCTACCACGACGACTGGGGCGACTACTCCACGAACGAGCCGATCATGGACGGGGCGGCCAACGTACTGTACCTGCTCTCGTGGCTGGGGCGGCGCTGATGGCGCGCCGCAGCCGTCACGGCAGCTGCATCACCTCGATCCGGGTCGGCTTCGCTGCGTTATGGTACACGCGCATCGTTGCCGTCCGGTAATCGGCGGGCTTCGCGAAGAAGATGTTGGGCACGAAGGTCTGCGGATTCCGCTCGATGTGCGGGAACCAGGTGCTCTGCACCTGCACCATGATGCGGTGTCCCTTCTTGAAGGTGTGGTGGATGGACGGCATCTCGAACCGGATGGAATCAGCCTGGTTCGGTACCATCGCCACCGGCCTCTCGAACGACCGGCGGTAGCGCGCACGGAATGGCTCACCGCGCACGAGCTGCTGGTAACCGCCCACGATGAATCCACTCTGGTCGCCCGTCCAGTTCGGGGCATCGTTCGGGAAGACGTCAATCAGCTTGACGATGAAATCGGCATCGCTCCCGGTGGTGCTGACATGGAGCACCGGGTTCACGGGTCCGGTGAGCGTCACGTCCTGGGTGAGCACATCGGATTGGTAGGTGAGCACGTCAGGACGCCGTGACGCGAATCGCTGGTCGTCCGTGATGTAGTCGCGTGGCATGCCATTGGGTTCGATGCGACCTACCACCGGCACCGGCCTGGCCGGATCGCTCACATACTGATCAAAGGCGCCGTTCGTGCCGGGCGGGGAGAAGCCGAGCTTGCCGTCGGGCTGCAGGTAGAGCGCCGTCTTCCTGGCAGTGGGCGCGGGCCACGTTGCGTACGTGTCCCACTGCTCGCCGCCGGTGCGGAAAACGTGCACGCCGGTGGCCACCAGCTTGGGTGCCCCCTTGAGGTGGTGCGCGAACCACGGATACTCCACCGAGTCACGGTAGAACGGCCCCGTCCGGTAGTCCCAGCGCAGGTTGCCCAGCACGGTGCCATCACCGCGGCTCCATCCGCCGTGCGACCACGGGCCGACGATCAGCGTGTTGTCGGTGGACGGGCTCTGTTTGGCGATGCTTCCATACACCCACCACGGACCGTGCAGGTCTTCGGTGTCGTAGAAGCCGCCGACCGTCAGCACCGCCGCCTTCACGTCGTGCAGGTGCCGCCGCACGTCGCGCGACTGCCAGAACGCATCGTACGTGGGATGCGCGAGCAGGTCCTCCCAGAATTCACTTGTTCCCTGGGTGATGTATTTGCGCGACCCCGGCCCGATGGGCCCCATGTTGAGGTAAAACTGATACGCATCGTTTGTCTCACGCGTAAACGGATAGCGCTTGTCGGGACCGGGCTCGGTGCGCGGCCCGCGGCCGAAGCCGGTGTAGAAGCCGAAGTTGTGCGCCAGCAGGAAGGCGCCGCCGTGGAAGTCGTCGTCGCCCGCCCAGATGTCCGTCATGGGCGCCTGCGGTGAGCAGGCCACGAGCGCCGGATGCCGCGACAGGCAACTGGCGCTGGCGTAGAAGCCGGGCCACGAGGTGCCGTAGATCCCCATCCGGCCGTTCGTCGGCAGGTTCTTGAGCAGCCACTCGATGGTGTCGTAGGTGTCGGTGCCCTCGTCCACGTCGGTCGGCTTCTCGTGTTTTTCGAGAATCGGCGTCATCTCCCGGAAGTCACCCTCGGAGAAGTTCCGGCCGCGCGCGTCCTGATAGACGAAGATGTAGCCGTCGTCCACCCACTTCGGGTTGCCGGACGGACCCATCGACGCGCGATACAACGTGTCGCCGTACGGCGCCACCGAATACGGCGTGCGCGACATCAGCACGGGATACCGCTTGCTCGTGTCCTTCGGCACGTAGATGGACGTGAAGAGCTTCACGCCGTCGCGCACCGGGATTCGCACTTCGAGCTTGCGGTAGTTCTGGCGAATGCGCGCCGCGAGCGCGGCCGCCTCCGTCTGAGGCTGGGCGAAGGCGGGAACGGCGAGCAGCGCGGCGAAACAGGCGGCAATCAGTCGGCGCATGGCGTCGGGGACCGGATTGGGTGGCATGCGGCCGGGGGGCAATCCGCCGGACGGAACCATATAGCATGCCGTCATTTGGAGGCGGCCGCCAGATCATCGTTGGTCCGTGCCGCGCCCTCGAGAAGACAGGTGTTGCCTGACACCGTGTCGTGAAAACTCTGATCCATAGAGGTGCGCTCACATGGCGAATTTGCCTCTGTCCTTCTGGGACATCCTCCCACCAGCGCCGTTGCGCCTTCAGAACGCCATGACCGACAAGCACGAAGTTCCCCGCACCATGGGCCAGCAGGCCGGCCGCCGCTCCTGGGCCGAGCCGTGGAAGATCAAGATGGTCGAGCCGTTGAGCATGACCGACCGTCCGGCGCGCGACCGCGCAATGGCCGAAGCGGGCTACAATACCTTCCTTCTCCGTTCCGCCGACGTCTACATCGACCTGCTCACCGACAGCGGCACCAATGCGATGAGCGACCGCCAGTGGGCCGGGATGATGGTCGGCGACGAGGCCTATGCCGGCTCCGAGAACTTCTACCATCTCGAAGCGGCCATCCAGCAATACTACGGCTACAAGTATCTCGTGCCGACGCATCAGGGACGCGGCGCCGAGAACCTGATCAGCCGGACGGAGATCAAGCCGGGGCAGTTCGTGCCGGGCAACATGTACTTCACGACGACGCGCCTGCACCAGGAAATGGCCGGCGGCATCTTCGTGGACGTCATCTGTGACGAGGCGCACGACCCGATCAACCGCAACGCGTTCAAGGGGAACGTGGACCTGGGCAAGCTCGATGCGCTGGTCAAGGAGCACGGCGCCGAGAAGATCGCCTACGTGTCGCTGGCGGCGACGGTCAACATGGCCGGCGGCCAGCCGGTCTCGATGGCGAACGTGAAGGCGCTGCGCGCCTGGGGCGACAGGCACGGCATCAAGGTCTACCTCGATGCGACGCGCGCGATCGAGAATGCGTTCTTCATCCAGGAGCGCGAGGCCGGCTACGCCGACAAGAAGGTGGCGGAGATCCTGAAGGAATTCTGCGGCTACACCGACGGGGCGTGGATGAGTGCCAAGAAGGACTCGCTCGTCAACATCGGCGGCTGGGTGGCGGTGAACAACTGGGACGTCTTCGAGGAGCTGCGCAATCTCGTGGTCGTCTTCGAAGGACTCCATACCTACGGCGGTCTTGCTGGGCGCGACATGGAAGCGATGGCCATCGGCACGGCGGAGTCGGTCAAGGATGACCACATCCGCGCCCGCATCGGTCAGGTCCGGTATCTCGGTGGACTGCTGGAAGAGTGGGGCGTGCCGATGATGGAGCCGATTGGCGGCCACGCCATCTTCCTCGACGCCCGGCGGTTCTACCCGCAGCTGAAGCAGGATGAGTTCCCGGCGCAGACGCTGGCCGCGCAGCTCTACCTCGACAGCGGCATCCGGGCGATGGAGCGCGGCATCGTGAGCGCGGGCCGCAACGCCAAGACGGGAGACCACTACCGCCCCAAGCTTGAGCTGACGCGCCTCACGATCCCGCGCCGCGTCTATACACAGGCGCACATGGACGTCGTGGCCGAGTCGGTGAAGGCCGTGTACGAGCAGCGCGAATCGGTGAAGGGGCTCAAGATGGTCTACGAGCCCAAGTACCTCCGCTTCTTCCAGGCGCGGTTCGAGCCGCTGTAGCGCTGGCTTTCTTCACCACGGAGACACGGAGAAACGCCTGAGGGCCACGGAGGACTACGACTTCTTGGGGGAACAGCGAGCGCCACGCAGAACTCTGCGTGGCGCGATGTCGTTACCCCAGTTGTG
It contains:
- a CDS encoding glycoside hydrolase family 9 protein → MTRLSFVPVVPLLLALKPLTGAAQGGGTPDDAIRVNQVGYLPDAPKVAVVCALAPRALDAFEVRNAAGKRVFGPKPARATGKFGPCAETYQLDFTALRDGGTYRIHAGDLVSPAVRIGAGVWNGLADMPLRYMRQQRKGYNPVFNTMIHTKDGIIVDHPTRAGEYLPATGGWADASDYLQYVTTSATAAYQLMQAWRDNPRAFGDEYLADGRPGTNGIPDVLDEARHGLAWLLRMFPDDSLMLNQLGDDRDHMFFDLMPYDSADYGWGKGGARPLYPCTGIPQGLLRYQNRATGYASTAGKFAAAFALGAQLYRDREPALADTLRRKAVAAFALGEKYPGACQTAPGRGAYFYEEDDWEDDMELGAAALYALTSDARYQGKALSYAAKAKVKPWMGADTANHYQWYPWHNLGHYEAARRGTLNERLKLAGYYRDGLKAVAGKADNGFRVGIPFIWCSNDLMTSLAVTALWYRRITGDEEYRALEQAAIDWLFGTNPWGVSMVIGVPADGNFARDPHAVISVKLKYQLDGGLLDGPVYASIFRNLSGISLTKPDQYAKWNTGHIVYHDDWGDYSTNEPIMDGAANVLYLLSWLGRR
- a CDS encoding CocE/NonD family hydrolase, with translation MRRLIAACFAALLAVPAFAQPQTEAAALAARIRQNYRKLEVRIPVRDGVKLFTSIYVPKDTSKRYPVLMSRTPYSVAPYGDTLYRASMGPSGNPKWVDDGYIFVYQDARGRNFSEGDFREMTPILEKHEKPTDVDEGTDTYDTIEWLLKNLPTNGRMGIYGTSWPGFYASASCLSRHPALVACSPQAPMTDIWAGDDDFHGGAFLLAHNFGFYTGFGRGPRTEPGPDKRYPFTRETNDAYQFYLNMGPIGPGSRKYITQGTSEFWEDLLAHPTYDAFWQSRDVRRHLHDVKAAVLTVGGFYDTEDLHGPWWVYGSIAKQSPSTDNTLIVGPWSHGGWSRGDGTVLGNLRWDYRTGPFYRDSVEYPWFAHHLKGAPKLVATGVHVFRTGGEQWDTYATWPAPTARKTALYLQPDGKLGFSPPGTNGAFDQYVSDPARPVPVVGRIEPNGMPRDYITDDQRFASRRPDVLTYQSDVLTQDVTLTGPVNPVLHVSTTGSDADFIVKLIDVFPNDAPNWTGDQSGFIVGGYQQLVRGEPFRARYRRSFERPVAMVPNQADSIRFEMPSIHHTFKKGHRIMVQVQSTWFPHIERNPQTFVPNIFFAKPADYRTATMRVYHNAAKPTRIEVMQLP
- a CDS encoding tyrosine phenol-lyase, producing MTDKHEVPRTMGQQAGRRSWAEPWKIKMVEPLSMTDRPARDRAMAEAGYNTFLLRSADVYIDLLTDSGTNAMSDRQWAGMMVGDEAYAGSENFYHLEAAIQQYYGYKYLVPTHQGRGAENLISRTEIKPGQFVPGNMYFTTTRLHQEMAGGIFVDVICDEAHDPINRNAFKGNVDLGKLDALVKEHGAEKIAYVSLAATVNMAGGQPVSMANVKALRAWGDRHGIKVYLDATRAIENAFFIQEREAGYADKKVAEILKEFCGYTDGAWMSAKKDSLVNIGGWVAVNNWDVFEELRNLVVVFEGLHTYGGLAGRDMEAMAIGTAESVKDDHIRARIGQVRYLGGLLEEWGVPMMEPIGGHAIFLDARRFYPQLKQDEFPAQTLAAQLYLDSGIRAMERGIVSAGRNAKTGDHYRPKLELTRLTIPRRVYTQAHMDVVAESVKAVYEQRESVKGLKMVYEPKYLRFFQARFEPL